The sequence CTCCCCGCACCTGCGCTCCCGCGCCGAGGTCGGCGAGATCCTCCTCGCCGGAGCCGTGCCGGCCGCGGTGCTGCGCGCCGCCGTCATCATCGGCTCCGGCTCCGCCTCCTTCGAGATGCTGCGCTACCTCACCGAGCGGCTGCCCGTCATGGTCACCCCCAGCTGGGTCTCCACCCGCTGCCAGCCCATCGCCGTCCGCGACGTCCTGCGCTACCTCGTCGGCTGCGCCACCCTGCCGCCCGACGTCGACCGCGCCTTCGACATCGGCGGGCCGGACGTGGTCACCTACGAGGAGATGATGCGCCGCTACGCCGCCGTGGCGGAGCTGCCCCACCGGCTCATCCTGCGCGTCCCGATGCTGACGCCCGGACTGTCCAGCCACTGGATCGGCCTGGTGACCCCCGTACCGCGGGCACTGGCGCGGCCCCTGGCCGAATCCCTGCGGCACGAGGTGGTGTGCGCGGAGCACGACATCGCGCGGTACGTCCCCGACCCGCCCGGCGCTCCGATCGGCTTCGACCGGGCCCTCGCCCTGGCCCTGCGGCGGGTGCGCGAGGCCGATGTGACCACCCGCTGGTCCTCGGCCTCGCTGCCGGGCGCGCCCAGCGACCCCCTGCCGACCGACCCCGACTGGGCGGGCGGCAGCCTCTACACCGACCGGCGCGAGCGGGCCGTCGACGCCTCGCCCGACGCGCTGTGGCGCGTGGTGGAGGGCATCGGCGGCGAGAACGGCTGGTACTCCTTCCCGCTGGCCTGGGCGGTACGGGGCTGGCTGGACCGGCTGGTCGGCGGGGCCGGCATCCGCCGGGGCCGCCGCGACGCGGCCCGGCTGCGGGTGGGGGACTCCCTCGACTTCTGGCGGGTGGAGGAGATCCGACCGGGCCGCCTGCTGCGCCTGCGCGCCGAGATGCGGCTGCCGGGCCTGGCCTGGCTGGAGATGTACGTGGACCCGGACCCCGACCCCGCCCCCGATCCGGCCCCGGACTCCGCCCCGGACCCCGATCACGGCCCGGACTCCGATCCCGCCCCGGACCCCGAGGGGCCCACCGTCGCGGGGCCGGCCCGTGCCCGGTACCGGCAGCGGGCGCTCTTCCACCCGCACGGGCTGCTCGGCCACCTGTACTGGTGGAGCGTGTCCCCCTTCCACGCCGTCGTCTTCGGCGGCATGGCCCGCAACATCGCCCGCGCCGCCGAACATCCGGACTCCGACACGCGCTGAGCCGCCCACAGCCGTAGGTCCGGCGGGGCGCCCTCATCGACCCGCCGACGGCGGCACCGCATCCGCCGGGGCCCCGTACGCCGAAGACCGGACGACAGCTGACCGGCCCCCGGCCTTGAACGCGGAGCGAGAACCCATGAACGTCGCGGTGGTCCTCTACACCTCCGACCTGCGCCTGCACGACCATCCGCCCCTGCGTGCGGCCCTCTCCTCCTGCGACCAGGTGGTCCCCCTGTTCGTCCGGGACCGCGCCGTCGCCGCCGCGGGCTTCGCCCCGCCCAACCGGCAGGCCTTCCTCGCCGACTGCCTCGCCGACCTCGACGCCGGACTCCGCGACCGCGGCGGCCGGCTCGTGATCCGCTCCGGCGACGCCGTCCCCGAGGTGTGCGCCCTCGTACGGGAGGCCGACGCCGACGAGGTGCACATGGCCGCCGGGGTGAGCGCCTACGCCCAAGCCCGGGAGGAACGGCTGCGCGCCGCCCTCGAAGCCGACGGTCGCAGGCTGTACGTGCACGACACGGTGGTCACCGCCCACGCCCCGGGGGTCGTCCTCCCGGCCGGCTCCGACCACTTCGCCGTCTTCACCCCCTACTTCCGCCGCTGGGCCGAGCTGCCCGCGCGCGCACCCTCCGCCGCCCCGCGCGCCGTCCGCGTCCCCGAGGGCGTCGGCTCCGAGCCGCTGCCCCCGCGCACCGCCGTCACCGGGGTCTCCCCGGGCCTCGCCCGCGGCGGCGAGACCGAGGCCCGGCGCCTCCTGACGAACTGGCTGCGCACCGGCATCACGCGCTACGAGGACACCCACGACGACCTGGCCGGCGACGCCACCTCCCGGCTCTCCCCGCACCTGCACTTCGGCACCCTCTCGCCCACCGAGGCCGTCCACCGCGCCCGGGCGGCCGGCGGCCCCGGGGCCGCGGCCTTCGTCCGGCAGCTGTGCTGGCGCGACTTCCACCACCAGGTGCTCGCCGCCCGCCCCCGGGCCGCCGTCGAGGACTACCGCAGCCGCGGGGACCGCTGGCGCACCGGCGCCGCCGCAGAGGAGGAGACCGAGGCCTGGAAGGCGGGCCGGACCGGATACCCGGTGGTCGACGCGGCGATGCGCCAGCTGCGCCACGAGGGCTGGATGCACAACCGGAGCCGGCTGCTGGCCGCCAGCTTCCTGACCAAGACGCTGTACGTGGACTGGCGGACGGGGGCCCGCCACTTCCTCGGACTGCTGGTGGACGGCGACCTCGCCAACAACCAGCTCAACTGGCAGTGGGTGGCCGGCACCGGCACCGACACCCGCCCGAACCGCGTGCTCAACCCCGTCCGCCAGGGTCTCCTCCACGACCCCGACGGCCGCTACGTGCACCGCTGGGTGCCCGAGCTCGCCGGGCTCCCCGCCCCCGCGGTGCACGCGCCGTGGCGGCTGCCCGCGCCCGAGCGCGCCCGCTACGACTACCCCGGCCCGCTGGTGGAACTCGCCGACGCGCAGGAGCGGTTCCGGCGGGGACCGGCCGGCGGATGAGCGCCACTTCGGACTCGCTCATCTAGTGCTGTGGCCGGAAAGGTTTGCCGGGGCGCGTCGTCCGGTGCGGTGCGTCGCAAGGCGGAGGGCCGCGACCCGTACTGGACGTACCGGCGCGGTCCGACAACGCGGCGAGGTGCCGTGCCGGGCGGCGCGACCCGGTGAACCTCTCCGGCCACAGCACTAGGGTGATCGCGTGCAGCCCGAGCCGCGGCCCCGACCGCCGCAGGACCTCCCCGCCGCCGCGTTGTCCACCGGCGCCGTGGCCCGGCACCTCGGGGTCTCGCCGACCACACTGCGTTCCTGGGAGCGCCGGTACGCGATCGGCCCGGCCCACCGCGAGGACGGCCGCCACCGCCGCTGGACCCCGCAGGACATCGCCCGCCTCGAGCTGATGTGCCGGCTCACCGCACGCGGGGTACCCCCCGCCGAGGCCGCCCGGACCGCACGTGGCGCGGCCCCCGCCGGCCCGGCCCGGCCGCCGCGGGGCGGGCCCGGCGGGCAGGGGGCCCTGGCCCTCGGCGAGGTACGCCCGGAATGCAAGGGGCTCGCGCGGGCCGCCGTACGACTGGACGCGTCCGCCGTGCAGGAGCTGCTGGAGGCTGCCCTCGCGGAACTCGGCCTGGTCACCGCGTGGGAGGAGGTCATCGCGCCGACCCTGCACGCGGTGGGCCGCAAATGGGCCTCGGCGGGGGAGCGTTACGTGGAGGTGGAACACCTGCTGTCCTGGCACGTCTCCGGGGCCATGCACAGGATCCGGCCCGCGCCGGGGCCGCCGCGCACCCCGTCCGTACTCCTCGCGTGCGTGCCCGGCGAGCAGCACAGCCTGCCCATCGAGGCGCTGGCCGCTGCCCTCGGGGAACGGGGCCTGCCGGTACGGATGTTCGGCGCCGCCCTGCCCGCCGAGGCGCTGCGCGATGCCGTACGCCGGACCGGGCCGCGGGCGGTCGTGCTGTGGGCGCAGTCCCGGACGACCGCCGACCCGGCTCTGGCCCGGGCGGTGGCGGGCATCGAATGGGGCCTGCGCGGCGCCCGCGGGCACTCCGCGCTGCTGCTGGCCGGGCCCGGCTGGGGCGCGGGCACCGCGGACCCGCGTACCGGGCGGCTGTTCGGGTTGCGCTCGGGACTCGACGTCATCGCGGAGCTGGCAGCGGGCGGGCTTCCGGCCGGCGGGCTTCCAGCGACCGGCGCAGCACCAGCAGGGCCCGCCGCATATGGCTCTTGACGGTGCCCAGCGGCAGCCCGGTGCGGGCCGCGATCTGGGTCTGGGTCAGGTCCCCGTAGAAGGCCAGGCACACCACGCGCCGCTGCGCCGACGGCAGCCGGGCCAGCTCCCCCAGGATCAGGACCCGGTCCAGGACCCGTTCCGGCTCCGGTCCCGGATGCGCGAGGGCCCCGGGATTCCGGGCGAGCTCGTCGAAGGCGCGCACGGCGGCAGCGGCCGCCCGGGTCCGCCGGGTGCGCGCCTCCAGGGCGTCGGCCACCTTGTGCCGGGTGATTCCCGTGAGCCAGGCCCCGAGCCCGCCCGGCCCCGGCCGGTAGCCGCG comes from Streptomyces sp. NBC_01408 and encodes:
- a CDS encoding SDR family oxidoreductase, encoding MTGLNCLVTGATGYIGGRLVPELLDAGHRVRCLARSPEKLRDHAWAGRAEVVRGDVTDARSVAGALHGIDVAYYLVHALDSGSGFEERDRAAARVFTEQAHAAGVGRIVYLGGLTPADIPVRALSPHLRSRAEVGEILLAGAVPAAVLRAAVIIGSGSASFEMLRYLTERLPVMVTPSWVSTRCQPIAVRDVLRYLVGCATLPPDVDRAFDIGGPDVVTYEEMMRRYAAVAELPHRLILRVPMLTPGLSSHWIGLVTPVPRALARPLAESLRHEVVCAEHDIARYVPDPPGAPIGFDRALALALRRVREADVTTRWSSASLPGAPSDPLPTDPDWAGGSLYTDRRERAVDASPDALWRVVEGIGGENGWYSFPLAWAVRGWLDRLVGGAGIRRGRRDAARLRVGDSLDFWRVEEIRPGRLLRLRAEMRLPGLAWLEMYVDPDPDPAPDPAPDSAPDPDHGPDSDPAPDPEGPTVAGPARARYRQRALFHPHGLLGHLYWWSVSPFHAVVFGGMARNIARAAEHPDSDTR
- a CDS encoding deoxyribodipyrimidine photo-lyase, whose translation is MNVAVVLYTSDLRLHDHPPLRAALSSCDQVVPLFVRDRAVAAAGFAPPNRQAFLADCLADLDAGLRDRGGRLVIRSGDAVPEVCALVREADADEVHMAAGVSAYAQAREERLRAALEADGRRLYVHDTVVTAHAPGVVLPAGSDHFAVFTPYFRRWAELPARAPSAAPRAVRVPEGVGSEPLPPRTAVTGVSPGLARGGETEARRLLTNWLRTGITRYEDTHDDLAGDATSRLSPHLHFGTLSPTEAVHRARAAGGPGAAAFVRQLCWRDFHHQVLAARPRAAVEDYRSRGDRWRTGAAAEEETEAWKAGRTGYPVVDAAMRQLRHEGWMHNRSRLLAASFLTKTLYVDWRTGARHFLGLLVDGDLANNQLNWQWVAGTGTDTRPNRVLNPVRQGLLHDPDGRYVHRWVPELAGLPAPAVHAPWRLPAPERARYDYPGPLVELADAQERFRRGPAGG
- a CDS encoding MerR family transcriptional regulator; translation: MQPEPRPRPPQDLPAAALSTGAVARHLGVSPTTLRSWERRYAIGPAHREDGRHRRWTPQDIARLELMCRLTARGVPPAEAARTARGAAPAGPARPPRGGPGGQGALALGEVRPECKGLARAAVRLDASAVQELLEAALAELGLVTAWEEVIAPTLHAVGRKWASAGERYVEVEHLLSWHVSGAMHRIRPAPGPPRTPSVLLACVPGEQHSLPIEALAAALGERGLPVRMFGAALPAEALRDAVRRTGPRAVVLWAQSRTTADPALARAVAGIEWGLRGARGHSALLLAGPGWGAGTADPRTGRLFGLRSGLDVIAELAAGGLPAGGLPATGAAPAGPAAYGS
- a CDS encoding RNA polymerase sigma factor; translated protein: MDDEERVAAGFAAGEEHCVEAVYRRWRPLVHSLARRSLGDEREAEDVTQQVFLAAWRGRRGYRPGPGGLGAWLTGITRHKVADALEARTRRTRAAAAAVRAFDELARNPGALAHPGPEPERVLDRVLILGELARLPSAQRRVVCLAFYGDLTQTQIAARTGLPLGTVKSHMRRALLVLRRSLEARRPEARPLPAPR